The following are encoded in a window of Paenibacillus polymyxa genomic DNA:
- a CDS encoding FecCD family ABC transporter permease, with the protein MKLSRNTRGISIILLLVVLTLLVAVLSMNVGKMNLTPLEVFKVIIGEGTSKQNLIVFDFRLPRIVLSILVGIGMGISGCIMQSLLKNDMASPGTLGISSGSGLFVLMYITLFASEGLLSPILLPGLAFAGGLTAAFLIFMFAFRRGRDISPTGLILTGVAMGSGYSALSLMLTLRLDKQQYDFALRWQAGDLWGDDWSYIMVLLPWVLIICIYVFYRSNTLNTLNLGNQTASGLGVAIKREFIGLTIAAVALASGSVALGGNFFFVGMVSPHLARKLVGPNHKLLLPTTAFVGALVILIADTLTRTISFGADIPTGIIITILVTPYFLYLLSKAS; encoded by the coding sequence TTGAAACTGTCCCGTAATACCAGGGGGATTAGCATTATTTTACTGTTAGTAGTGCTGACGCTGCTAGTGGCTGTACTTAGTATGAATGTTGGGAAAATGAACCTAACTCCACTCGAAGTTTTCAAGGTCATCATTGGCGAAGGAACGAGCAAACAGAACCTGATCGTGTTTGACTTTCGACTGCCACGTATTGTGCTTTCTATATTGGTAGGTATTGGCATGGGGATATCAGGCTGTATTATGCAAAGCTTGCTCAAAAACGACATGGCCAGTCCGGGAACACTCGGCATCAGCTCAGGCTCAGGGTTATTTGTACTTATGTATATTACGTTGTTCGCTAGTGAAGGATTGCTATCGCCTATTCTTCTTCCTGGGCTGGCTTTTGCAGGCGGCCTTACGGCAGCATTTTTGATTTTTATGTTTGCTTTCAGGCGGGGAAGAGACATCTCGCCTACAGGCTTAATTTTAACTGGTGTCGCTATGGGCAGTGGCTACAGCGCATTATCTCTGATGTTGACACTCCGGCTAGACAAGCAACAGTATGACTTTGCTTTGAGATGGCAGGCTGGAGACCTGTGGGGGGACGACTGGAGCTATATTATGGTGCTGCTCCCGTGGGTGCTTATCATCTGTATTTACGTTTTTTACAGGTCTAACACACTCAATACGTTGAATTTGGGGAATCAGACAGCATCGGGCCTCGGCGTAGCAATTAAAAGGGAGTTTATCGGCTTGACGATTGCTGCCGTTGCGCTTGCTTCTGGTAGCGTGGCACTTGGCGGAAATTTCTTTTTTGTAGGCATGGTCAGCCCCCATCTAGCACGCAAGCTAGTAGGGCCCAATCATAAGCTATTGCTACCTACGACGGCATTCGTTGGTGCACTCGTCATTTTGATTGCTGACACACTTACTCGAACGATTAGTTTTGGGGCAGATATTCCAACCGGAATTATTATCACCATACTGGTCACCCCTTATTTCCTTTACTTACTGTCGAAAGCCAGTTAA
- a CDS encoding FecCD family ABC transporter permease, giving the protein MSTHKEPNKKGIFHFVSYMIVGVFLLLLVTAASITFGAAEMSLKLAWGAIFQFDPNITEHQIIHTLRFPRTVADIIVGCSLAVCGAIMQGTTRNPLADSGLIGISSGSTFAIALCMAFLPGHTYGETMLYSCLGAAITTGITYYIASIGKRGMTPQRLVLAGLSISMLFGAFSTFIAIKYEIGQALDYWSAGGTASAKWGELAFIAPLFVVGLICAIVLSPSITILSFGEDVASGLGIRANRIKLFSTLIVLILTGLSVIVVGPVGFVGLIVPHIMRHLVGTDYRYIIPASALYGAVFLLAADLLGRLINRPHETPLGIIFALVGVPYFLYLVRKQRREFS; this is encoded by the coding sequence ATGTCTACTCACAAAGAACCAAATAAAAAAGGAATATTTCATTTTGTAAGCTACATGATCGTGGGCGTGTTCCTGCTCCTGCTGGTTACCGCAGCATCTATTACCTTTGGTGCTGCGGAAATGAGCCTGAAGCTGGCATGGGGTGCTATATTTCAGTTTGATCCCAACATTACAGAACATCAGATTATTCACACCTTGCGTTTTCCACGAACCGTGGCAGATATCATTGTAGGGTGCAGCTTGGCTGTGTGTGGGGCAATTATGCAGGGAACCACTCGTAATCCACTAGCGGATTCGGGACTCATTGGCATAAGTTCTGGCTCGACATTTGCTATTGCGTTATGTATGGCCTTTTTGCCTGGTCACACCTACGGAGAAACCATGCTGTATTCTTGTCTAGGTGCAGCAATCACTACAGGCATTACGTATTACATCGCATCTATAGGCAAGCGAGGAATGACGCCTCAGCGACTGGTGCTGGCAGGACTGTCCATCTCCATGCTTTTTGGTGCGTTTAGTACGTTTATCGCTATTAAGTATGAGATTGGCCAAGCCCTTGATTACTGGTCTGCTGGTGGTACAGCCAGTGCCAAGTGGGGTGAATTAGCTTTCATTGCGCCACTGTTTGTAGTGGGTTTGATCTGTGCCATCGTGCTTTCTCCCTCGATTACGATTTTGAGCTTCGGGGAGGATGTGGCATCAGGCTTGGGTATTCGTGCAAACAGGATTAAGTTGTTTTCAACCTTAATTGTATTAATTCTAACGGGGTTATCGGTTATTGTGGTCGGCCCTGTTGGCTTCGTTGGTTTGATCGTGCCACACATTATGCGCCATCTGGTCGGAACGGATTATCGGTATATTATCCCGGCCTCAGCTTTGTATGGAGCAGTCTTTCTGTTGGCGGCGGATTTACTCGGACGTCTGATCAATCGTCCTCACGAAACACCCCTTGGCATTATTTTTGCCTTGGTGGGCGTACCCTATTTTCTCTACCTTGTGCGCAAGCAGAGGAGGGAGTTTAGTTGA
- a CDS encoding winged helix-turn-helix transcriptional regulator, with amino-acid sequence MTEQIKNRVQKKYQVGVEAALEVMGGKWKPLIIYHLMTGRKRTSEFRRLIPGITQKMLTTQLRGLEKDEIVTRKVYNEVPPKVEYELTDYGWGLKPALDHLCYWGEDHLDKIHGDKFKVLEEF; translated from the coding sequence ATGACTGAACAGATAAAAAATAGGGTTCAAAAGAAGTATCAAGTTGGAGTGGAAGCGGCTTTAGAGGTGATGGGAGGGAAATGGAAGCCTTTGATTATCTACCATCTGATGACAGGACGGAAACGAACATCTGAGTTTCGTCGGTTAATACCCGGCATTACACAAAAAATGCTGACTACTCAGCTCAGAGGCCTAGAAAAGGATGAGATCGTTACACGAAAGGTTTATAATGAAGTCCCTCCTAAAGTGGAGTATGAGTTAACGGACTACGGCTGGGGATTAAAACCCGCGCTAGACCATTTATGCTACTGGGGAGAGGATCACTTGGATAAGATCCATGGAGACAAATTCAAGGTTTTGGAAGAATTCTAA
- a CDS encoding pseudouridine synthase, whose protein sequence is MRINKYISETGFCSRRETNRLIAAGRITINGNVCEAGAEVEPQDIVLIDGEAIPLNSSEPVYLALNKPIGIVCTAAEQVAGNIISYVNYPSRIFAIGRLDKASEGLILLTNDGSIVNQMMRSEHGHEKEYVVTVDQPVTNEFTQAMSCGVEILNVITKPCKVDRTSEYEFRIILTQGLNLQIRRMCKALGYRVLKLERVRIMNITLDHLERGQWRHLEREELELLLAKLQ, encoded by the coding sequence GTGAGAATTAACAAGTACATCAGTGAGACAGGATTTTGCTCACGTCGGGAAACCAACAGGCTGATTGCAGCAGGACGAATTACAATTAATGGAAATGTTTGTGAAGCGGGCGCGGAAGTAGAGCCACAGGATATCGTGCTGATTGATGGAGAAGCTATTCCGCTTAATTCCAGTGAACCTGTATATTTGGCTCTGAATAAGCCTATAGGCATTGTTTGTACCGCAGCGGAGCAAGTGGCTGGCAATATTATTAGTTATGTCAATTATCCTTCGCGGATTTTTGCCATCGGCAGGCTGGATAAAGCGTCAGAGGGACTCATTCTATTAACCAACGATGGAAGCATTGTCAATCAAATGATGCGTTCCGAACATGGTCATGAGAAGGAGTATGTAGTGACTGTAGACCAACCTGTTACAAACGAGTTTACGCAGGCCATGTCTTGTGGCGTTGAAATATTGAACGTCATTACCAAACCGTGCAAGGTTGATCGTACGAGCGAATACGAGTTCCGCATTATTTTGACGCAGGGTCTGAACTTGCAAATTCGCAGAATGTGCAAGGCCTTGGGGTACAGGGTGCTAAAGCTGGAACGTGTTCGAATTATGAATATTACCTTGGATCATCTGGAACGTGGGCAATGGAGACATCTTGAAAGGGAGGAACTGGAGTTGCTTCTTGCTAAATTGCAATAA
- a CDS encoding DUF3934 family protein — protein MGGKSKGGGTGRGTGSKGWTRWNKTAKPVRTKSASTSAPGSKAAGGTKGGTAKPTRNKSGGNSSK, from the coding sequence ATGGGTGGAAAAAGCAAGGGCGGCGGGACCGGCAGAGGTACAGGTAGTAAGGGCTGGACACGCTGGAACAAAACTGCGAAGCCAGTAAGAACAAAAAGCGCTTCTACAAGCGCACCGGGAAGCAAAGCGGCAGGTGGTACAAAAGGCGGCACAGCCAAACCAACAAGGAATAAAAGCGGCGGCAACAGTAGCAAATAA
- a CDS encoding GerAB/ArcD/ProY family transporter, producing MNSNLTVRQAILWFALYQIGSAYLVLPAVITAVAKQDAWLSIPVSLGFHLLLIPLYASISRQMQGKSFVEHLRCLFGPLGGTISIVFIFFFPFLVFIMTLRNLGDFITIAIMPETPSDAIYFIMLIVIYFAVRSGPAVIGRCAEILFFFLLVLYLLVRFTLLSDTTIDNVLPIFEYGLNPIVLASFNLFAFPYLEAILYLFFAQYIPDPKKWRKTVITCALISGGMYFFMVLQIIAVMSEGVVSNLTFPTFFINRTISNGEFLQRFEIFVAVFWFVTIFFRLALLLYVSAQGIADAFRLRSANSLLVPLILIALAMVHSIWPNMQFLIKFFSVWPFYAMIFGIVFPIVLWLVGKVSLNLRKKYH from the coding sequence ATGAATTCCAATCTGACGGTTCGACAAGCTATTTTGTGGTTTGCATTGTATCAAATAGGAAGCGCATATCTGGTGCTCCCAGCGGTAATTACCGCTGTCGCTAAACAAGATGCCTGGCTCTCCATCCCAGTCTCCTTAGGTTTTCATCTGTTATTGATACCTTTATATGCCTCCATCTCTAGGCAAATGCAGGGGAAATCTTTCGTAGAGCATCTCCGTTGCCTCTTCGGTCCCTTGGGCGGGACGATCAGCATCGTTTTCATTTTTTTCTTTCCCTTTCTTGTGTTCATTATGACACTTCGAAATCTGGGCGACTTTATTACGATAGCTATTATGCCGGAAACTCCCTCCGACGCGATATATTTTATCATGCTTATAGTCATTTATTTTGCCGTTCGATCAGGCCCTGCTGTAATTGGCCGTTGTGCGGAAATCCTATTTTTTTTCCTTCTGGTTCTGTATCTTTTGGTCAGGTTTACCCTTCTTTCTGATACCACCATAGATAATGTGCTCCCTATTTTTGAGTATGGTTTGAACCCTATCGTTCTCGCTTCGTTCAATTTGTTTGCCTTTCCCTACCTTGAGGCAATTCTGTATCTTTTTTTTGCACAGTACATCCCCGATCCAAAAAAGTGGAGAAAGACAGTGATAACTTGTGCTTTGATTAGCGGCGGCATGTATTTTTTCATGGTTCTACAAATAATCGCCGTGATGAGTGAAGGTGTTGTATCTAATTTGACATTTCCTACTTTTTTTATTAACCGAACAATCAGTAACGGAGAGTTTCTTCAACGGTTTGAAATTTTCGTTGCAGTGTTCTGGTTTGTCACCATTTTTTTCCGACTCGCACTGCTTTTATATGTTTCAGCGCAAGGGATTGCAGATGCTTTTCGTCTTCGAAGCGCTAACTCTCTCTTAGTTCCTCTGATCCTAATCGCATTGGCAATGGTTCATTCTATTTGGCCAAATATGCAATTTTTAATCAAGTTTTTTTCAGTATGGCCTTTTTACGCCATGATTTTCGGTATCGTGTTTCCTATTGTGCTATGGCTGGTGGGTAAGGTATCGTTGAATTTACGGAAAAAGTATCACTAA
- a CDS encoding NAD(P)H oxidoreductase — protein sequence MKVLTVVSHPRKDSLTFKVADRFVQGLADAGHDYEILDLHEIGFDPILKGVDEPDLTVAEQSFSPEVEMEMRRMKEHDALAFIFPLWWWSLPAMLKGYIDRVWNNGFAYGSNYLHHQHVLWIGLAGVSKEQMKKRKYDEMITHLLNVGIADYCGVSNSKVEFLYETLSSNSGHFEMLLDQAYHLGLNYAKD from the coding sequence ATGAAAGTATTAACCGTTGTTTCACACCCGAGAAAAGATTCCTTGACCTTTAAGGTTGCTGATCGTTTCGTACAGGGTCTTGCCGATGCAGGCCACGATTATGAGATATTGGATTTGCATGAGATTGGTTTTGATCCTATTTTAAAAGGAGTAGATGAACCGGATTTGACAGTTGCGGAACAGTCCTTTTCCCCTGAAGTAGAAATGGAAATGAGGCGGATGAAGGAGCATGATGCATTGGCATTTATTTTTCCTCTTTGGTGGTGGAGTTTGCCAGCTATGCTGAAGGGTTATATTGACCGTGTATGGAACAATGGGTTTGCGTACGGTTCGAATTACCTGCATCATCAGCATGTCTTGTGGATTGGCTTGGCCGGAGTTTCGAAGGAACAGATGAAAAAGCGTAAGTATGATGAAATGATTACTCATTTGCTGAATGTGGGAATTGCAGATTATTGCGGGGTTTCCAATTCCAAGGTTGAATTCTTATATGAAACCCTGAGTTCAAATTCCGGTCATTTTGAAATGCTGCTGGACCAAGCTTATCACTTGGGTTTGAATTATGCCAAGGATTAG
- a CDS encoding VOC family protein → MSVDVYLNFNGNCREAAEFYAEAFGTEKPQIMTFGEAPPNPDYPLPEEAKNLVMHTRLQIDGSNVMFSDVFPGMLFVAGNNISLAIVNKDEEKIRSYFHKLKEGGTVSMELQETFWSKCYGSLKDKFGIEWQLSYDNGMTDS, encoded by the coding sequence ATGTCTGTTGATGTTTATCTTAACTTTAATGGAAATTGTCGTGAAGCAGCGGAGTTTTACGCAGAGGCATTTGGGACTGAGAAACCACAAATCATGACGTTTGGTGAAGCACCACCCAACCCCGATTATCCTCTCCCTGAAGAAGCCAAAAATTTGGTCATGCATACGCGGCTTCAAATTGATGGTAGTAATGTCATGTTCTCAGACGTTTTTCCTGGTATGCTTTTCGTAGCCGGAAACAACATCAGCCTCGCCATCGTCAATAAGGACGAAGAGAAAATTCGATCGTACTTTCATAAGTTAAAAGAAGGAGGAACCGTAAGCATGGAACTTCAAGAAACATTTTGGAGTAAATGTTACGGTAGCCTTAAAGATAAGTTCGGAATTGAATGGCAGTTAAGCTATGATAACGGAATGACCGACAGTTAG